Proteins from a genomic interval of Lelliottia amnigena:
- a CDS encoding regulatory protein DeoR — MYLDLEYQSGYCRLRTAGSEMQMVPDVLIFAHRSGLAGLFPGLDRRLVNALLMCDESPCVISPASPLPSPSGSLSFWRLIQAITGRRRVMLIADGQRCERLAPCRLLIHQQAWYLVGEHGGHIAVFTLDEIHLVQPLQETFRRNDSLCRLAEEPVFIQALPHFRFIQQSLLAFVPADNPPE, encoded by the coding sequence ATGTATCTGGACCTGGAATATCAGTCCGGCTACTGCCGCTTACGTACTGCTGGCAGTGAGATGCAGATGGTGCCAGATGTGCTTATCTTTGCCCACCGGAGCGGGCTGGCCGGGCTTTTCCCTGGCCTTGACCGACGCCTGGTGAACGCACTGCTGATGTGTGACGAGTCTCCTTGCGTGATATCGCCCGCCAGTCCGCTCCCTTCACCGTCTGGCTCATTGTCTTTCTGGCGGTTGATTCAGGCTATTACCGGGCGCAGGCGGGTGATGCTGATTGCGGATGGACAGCGCTGTGAGCGACTGGCCCCCTGTCGGTTGCTCATCCACCAGCAGGCCTGGTACCTGGTGGGTGAGCACGGCGGACATATCGCCGTATTCACCCTGGATGAAATCCATCTGGTTCAGCCCCTGCAGGAGACGTTCCGCCGTAATGACAGTCTGTGCCGCCTGGCTGAAGAACCGGTGTTCATTCAGGCCTTGCCCCATTTTCGCTTTATCCAGCAGTCACTGCTTGCGTTTGTTCCGGCTGACAACCCACCGGAATAG
- the yafY gene encoding Uncharacterized lipoprotein yafY precursor has protein sequence MKRKTLPLLTLVATTLLLSACDDRSDDLKAISKFKDLTPPRFSDVVSRQDDVSEEWAQIGFSTGLTLQVLRTRQSPEGCEGGSYYYLVDMEEKTVQPLMNALCIADNIKLEYHEITDPYTKEKYFEYSHDGKLMGRLLIPSNPDNQE, from the coding sequence ATGAAACGTAAAACACTCCCTCTGCTGACACTGGTTGCCACCACCCTGTTGCTGAGCGCCTGCGATGACAGGAGTGATGACCTGAAAGCCATCAGCAAATTCAAGGACCTCACGCCTCCGCGCTTCAGTGACGTGGTCAGCCGCCAGGATGATGTCAGTGAGGAATGGGCACAGATTGGCTTCTCCACAGGTCTCACCCTGCAGGTCTTACGTACCCGTCAGTCGCCGGAAGGTTGCGAGGGCGGCAGTTATTACTACCTGGTGGATATGGAGGAAAAAACCGTGCAGCCGCTGATGAATGCGCTGTGTATTGCCGACAACATCAAACTGGAATACCACGAGATCACGGACCCGTATACGAAGGAAAAATACTTCGAATACTCCCATGACGGCAAACTGATGGGGCGGCTGCTGATACCGTCAAATCCTGATAATCAGGAATAA
- a CDS encoding protein of uncharacterised function DUF932, translated as MTRLASRFGAANLIRRDRPLTREELFRVVPSVFSEDKHASRSERYTYIPTISLLDSLQREGFQPFFACQTRVRDPGRREHTKHMLRLRREGQITGKQVPEIILLNSHDGTSSYQMLPGLFRAVCQNGLVCGESFGEVRVPHKGDVVSQVIEGAYEVLGIFDRVEEKRDAMQSLLLPPPAQRALAKAAITYRFGEDHQPVTESQILSPRRWQDESNDLWTTYQRVQENLIKGGLSGRNVKGGRTHTRAVRGIDGDVKLNRALWVMAETLLTQLQ; from the coding sequence ATGACCCGTCTGGCTTCGCGCTTTGGCGCAGCAAACCTTATCCGTCGTGACCGTCCGTTAACCCGTGAAGAGTTGTTTCGGGTGGTGCCCAGCGTATTCAGCGAGGATAAACACGCATCCCGCAGTGAGCGATACACGTACATACCGACCATCTCTCTGCTGGACAGTCTGCAGCGGGAAGGTTTTCAGCCGTTCTTTGCCTGTCAGACCCGGGTGCGTGACCCAGGTCGTCGGGAGCATACAAAGCATATGCTTCGCCTGCGTCGGGAGGGACAGATTACCGGTAAGCAGGTGCCGGAAATTATCCTGCTCAACTCTCACGATGGCACCAGTTCGTATCAGATGCTTCCGGGGTTATTTCGTGCCGTGTGTCAGAACGGCCTTGTCTGCGGCGAGTCGTTTGGTGAAGTAAGGGTGCCACACAAAGGGGACGTGGTGAGTCAGGTGATTGAAGGGGCATATGAGGTGCTGGGGATTTTTGACCGGGTGGAAGAAAAGCGCGATGCCATGCAGTCACTGCTGTTGCCGCCTCCCGCGCAGCGGGCACTGGCAAAAGCCGCTATCACGTACCGCTTTGGCGAGGACCACCAGCCCGTGACCGAATCGCAGATACTCTCCCCGCGCCGCTGGCAGGATGAGAGCAATGACCTGTGGACCACTTATCAGCGCGTGCAGGAAAACCTGATTAAGGGCGGACTCAGTGGCCGTAATGTTAAAGGCGGGCGGACGCACACCCGTGCGGTACGTGGCATTGACGGGGATGTGAAGCTTAACCGGGCACTGTGGGTGATGGCGGAAACATTGCTTACACAACTGCAGTAG
- the era_2 gene encoding GTP-binding protein HSR1-like protein, translating into MRNQEGLQPLQDSLKGLPEWASERLMQQIRQLTNYEPVIGIMGKTGAGKSSLCNALFAGYVSPVSDVAACTREPLRFRLQVGERCMMLVDLPGVGESEKRDVEYAALYLHQLPKLDLILWLIKADDRALAVDEHFYRQVIGEAYRHKVLFVISQSDKAEPTSSSGQLSTEQKQNISRKICLLHELFQPVHPVCAISVRLQWGVRVMAEQMIKCLPREASSPVVVHLQRPFRTTVVQEQARNDFGETIGTVLDSVSAFPLIPAPVRAIIQAVRTTVVSVARAVWDFFF; encoded by the coding sequence ATGAGAAACCAAGAAGGCCTGCAACCCTTACAGGACTCACTTAAGGGATTACCGGAATGGGCTTCAGAGCGACTCATGCAGCAAATTCGTCAGCTCACAAACTACGAGCCGGTTATCGGCATCATGGGCAAAACTGGAGCAGGTAAATCATCGCTATGCAATGCCCTGTTTGCTGGATATGTGTCGCCAGTTAGTGATGTGGCAGCCTGCACACGTGAACCCTTGCGCTTTCGCCTGCAGGTAGGCGAGCGGTGCATGATGCTGGTGGATTTACCGGGCGTCGGTGAAAGCGAAAAACGCGATGTGGAATATGCTGCACTCTACCTTCACCAGTTACCAAAGCTTGACCTGATACTGTGGCTGATTAAAGCCGATGACCGTGCACTCGCAGTCGATGAGCATTTTTACCGTCAGGTGATAGGTGAGGCTTACCGGCATAAAGTGTTGTTTGTTATCAGCCAGTCAGATAAAGCGGAGCCCACCAGCAGTAGCGGTCAATTGTCCACTGAACAGAAACAAAATATCAGCCGTAAAATCTGCCTGCTGCACGAACTGTTCCAGCCCGTGCATCCGGTGTGCGCCATATCGGTCCGTCTGCAGTGGGGAGTACGGGTGATGGCAGAGCAGATGATTAAGTGCCTGCCACGCGAGGCCAGCAGCCCGGTAGTAGTGCATCTGCAGCGCCCCTTTCGCACAACGGTAGTCCAGGAGCAGGCCCGGAATGATTTTGGTGAAACCATAGGTACAGTACTTGATTCAGTCAGCGCCTTTCCCCTGATACCTGCCCCGGTGCGGGCCATCATTCAGGCCGTGCGCACCACAGTGGTGTCCGTGGCCCGCGCCGTCTGGGATTTCTTCTTCTGA